From the Bacteroidota bacterium genome, one window contains:
- a CDS encoding regulatory protein RecX, giving the protein MTKKDKTYTVQEIKAKMEHYCAYQDRCHFDVEKKLRDYFIIPEAKDEILLSLMQDNFLNEERFAKSFVRGKFKTKKWGKIKIKHELKHKNISEYLINAGLKEIDDEEYFDVAKSLTQAKLDNTTAKNSYELKSKVINYMQRKGFEYNLVLEITDELIENNY; this is encoded by the coding sequence GTGACAAAAAAAGATAAAACATATACCGTTCAGGAAATAAAAGCAAAGATGGAGCATTACTGTGCTTATCAGGATCGCTGTCATTTTGATGTAGAAAAAAAACTTAGAGACTATTTCATTATCCCCGAAGCTAAGGATGAAATTTTATTGAGTTTAATGCAGGATAATTTTTTGAATGAAGAAAGGTTTGCAAAATCATTTGTACGGGGGAAATTCAAGACAAAAAAATGGGGGAAAATCAAAATAAAGCACGAGTTAAAACATAAAAACATTTCGGAGTATTTAATAAACGCCGGACTGAAAGAAATTGATGATGAAGAATACTTTGATGTGGCAAAGTCATTAACTCAGGCTAAATTAGATAATACCACCGCTAAAAACAGTTATGAATTAAAATCGAAAGTGATAAATTATATGCAGAGAAAAGGTTTTGAGTATAACCTGGTTCTGGAAATTACAGATGAGCTCATCGAAAATAATTATTAG